In Ipomoea triloba cultivar NCNSP0323 chromosome 7, ASM357664v1, a single genomic region encodes these proteins:
- the LOC116024054 gene encoding scarecrow-like protein 14: MDHKANNPSSSNCNYFQGVLDYINQMLMEDDDLENGSFVYPDLLALQAAEKSLGDVLNAEESSGNDGGRRFPDRPREKRHRCGEDINGVEAGRRRRCNNNNVARDEEQVQIEMYNGIKGLCYCRELDASAKRVVQPRVTARRGRPRAGERGGNGKGEVDFAGLLNLCAQAVGGEDFRTVNELLGRIRRHCSPHGGAAERLSHYFAKALDARLAGTGAALYTANRASLADTLKAYQMYFTACPFKKLSNMFADKSIGKLTMEATKIHIIDFGISHGFQWPCLIQGLSRRPGGPPALRITGIDLNAEATGRHLSYYSNKFNVPFQYTAVTKKWETICSEDVRIERDEVLVVNCLYRLQDVPDEIASEESPRDTVLNFIKQLNPQVFMHGVVSASYNALVFSTRFREAIFHFSSLFDMLEGTVGGGDEGRMVYEREILGREIMNVVACEGAERMKRPETYKQWQERIQRAGFEQMLPDGDIMRQVRAKVMDYSNDFFVEEDGKWMLQGWKGRVIYATSSWKPVINH, translated from the coding sequence ATGGATCACAAAGCCAATAATCCCTCTAGCTCGAATTGTAACTACTTTCAGGGAGTTCTTGACTACATAAACCAAATGCTTATGGAAGACGATGATTTGGAGAACGGGAGTTTTGTATATCCAGACTTGTTGGCTCTCCAGGCTGCTGAAAAATCTCTAGGTGATGTTCTTAACGCTGAAGAATCAAGTGGCAATGATGGCGGCCGGCGATTTCCAGATAGACCAAGGGAGAAGAGACACCGTTGTGGAGAAGACATTAATGGTGTGGAAGccgggagaagaagaagatgcaacaataataatgtagCGAGAGACGAAGAGCAAGTGCAGATAGAGATGTATAATGGCATCAAGGGGCTGTGTTATTGCAGAGAATTGGATGCGTCAGCAAAGCGCGTTGTTCAGCCGAGAGTGACGGCGAGACGAGGGAGGCCACGCGCCGGCGAGCGGGGAGGCAATGGAAAGGGGGAGGTGGATTTCGCGGGCCTTTTAAACCTGTGTGCACAAGCCGTGGGGGGCGAGGATTTCAGGACGGTGAATGAACTCCTGGGCAGAATCCGACGACATTGCTCCCCTCACGGCGGTGCCGCCGAGAGGCTGTCGCATTATTTCGCTAAAGCCCTGGATGCGCGCTTGGCCGGCACCGGCGCAGCGCTATACACTGCGAACAGAGCATCCCTTGCAGATACACTGAAAGCCTATCAGATGTATTTCACCGCATGCCCTTTCAAGAAACTGTCCAACATGTTCGCCGACAAGTCAATCGGGAAATTGACGATGGAGGCAACCAAGATTCACATAATTGACTTTGGTATATCGCATGGCTTTCAATGGCCGTGTTTGATTCAGGGTCTGTCTCGGCGGCCGGGCGGACCTCCCGCGCTTCGTATCACCGGAATAGATCTTAATGCTGAGGCTACAGGGCGTCATCTATCTTACTATTCCAACAAATTCAATGTCCCTTTCCAATACACCGCCGTGACGAAGAAATGGGAAACTATTTGTTCAGAGGATGTTAGGATTGAAAGGGATGAAGTTCTGGTGGTGAACTGTTTATACAGGCTACAAGACGTTCCAGACGAGATAGCATCGGAAGAGAGTCCTAGGGACACGGTCCTTAACTTCATCAAACAACTGAATCCCCAGGTTTTCATGCACGGAGTCGTGAGTGCATCGTACAACGCCCTTGTATTCTCCACCCGGTTTCGCGAGGCGATCTTCCATTTCTCGTCCCTGTTCGACATGTTGGAGGGGACGGTTGGTGGGGGAGATGAAGGGAGAATGGTGTACGAGAGAGAGATTCTTGGACGGGAGATTATGAACGTGGTGGCGTGCGAAGGGGCGGAGAGAATGAAGCGGCCGGAGACGTATAAGCAGTGGCAAGAAAGGATTCAGAGAGCTGGGTTTGAGCAGATGTTGCCGGATGGGGATATCATGAGACAAGTGAGGGCTAAAGTGATGGATTACAGCAATGATTTCTTCGTGGAAGAAGATGGAAAGTGGATGTTGCAGGGGTGGAAGGGTCGAGTTATCTATGCAACCTCGTCTTGGAAGCCTGTCATCAATCACTGA